Genomic DNA from Cytophagia bacterium CHB2:
CAGAACGGCTTGCGAAGTTGGCGGTTGCAAATCACCCTCATGGTTAATATGATTTATGTTGCGCAATATAAGCCAGCGCCAGCCTGATGTCAATGAAGAAAACGAGGTATTGGCCAAAGCGCGCGTCGAATAACGACACTGCCCACCACCTACCTGCCAGCCAAGCGCACCCAAAACGTCTAAAATACAAAAGCCCCAACGCTAGGCGCGGGGCTAAAGTATCATCTCAAAAAAACAATCAAACTCAGGCGACGTGTTTAATCATATTTCGTCAACTCGGCTTTGGCCTCGTGATAGATTTTGGTTTTTTCAGCGAAAGGGATGAACAGGCTTTTGAAGCCGTTGAGAATGATCTTTTTGACCTGTTCGTAATTCAAATCCCAGGTTTGCACCGCCAGCCACAGCTCGTCTGTCATCGTCGTGCGCGAGATCAAGCGATTATCGGTATTGAGTGTGACGCGCAGTTGGCGGTCGAGGAA
This window encodes:
- a CDS encoding adenosine deaminase, producing ELLHYVCDHRIPLEVCLISNVQTKAVLRIEHHPFKKFLDRQLRVTLNTDNRLISRTTMTDELWLAVQTWDLNYEQVKKIILNGFKSLFIPFAEKTKIYHEAKAELTKYD